The window CGGGCGCTGCAGCGTCGAGAGCCGGTGGCAGATCGTCTCGTAACTCACCGAGTAGTAGGCCGAGAGCCGCTCGACGTCGTAGCGGAACTTCTCGGCCACCTCGTGGAACTGCCCGTAGGGCAGCACCGTCGCGGCGGCGAAGTAGTTGGCCAACCCCATCCGCGCGAGCTTCCTGGACTCCTCGCTGGTGAAATGTCCTTCGGCGACCAGCTTCTCGATCAGGTCGCCGCACTCCAGGTAAGCCAGCTCGGCGGCCATCCGGAACACCCGCTGACCCGCCGAGAGCTGCGCGCTCATCTCGAGTCGGCGGGTGTCGGGGTCGTAGCGGTGCATCACGACCTCGCCGAGATCGATGCGGCGGATGATCGTCACGCCGTGGACGAAGCGCAGCCGGTCGGCCAGGTCGCCGGCGAGTTCGCCGCGGTGCACGCGCATGTCGGCGGTGAGGTTCTCGGCGGCGAGGTCGAGTTCGTGCAGATAGTTCTGGCGTTGGTAGAAGTAGTCGCGCACCTCTTCGTGCGGCATCGAGATCGCCCCGGAACCCGAGCCGCCGCCCGCCGAGCTGAGCCCGGCGGTGTTGAAACGGTCCTCGGTGGCGGCCGCCAGCTGCGTCGTCGTCAACTGGTAGCGGCGGTGGAGGTTGACCATCGCGCGGGCCAGGCTGGGATGGGACGCGACCACCTCGGCGATCTCGGCGGGGTCGACCTCGACGTCGAGATCGCGGTCCATCGTGACCTCGCGCAGCTCGGCGATCAGGCGGGTGTCGTCCTGGGATGCGAAGAAGGTCGCGTCGACGCCGAACACCTCGGTGATGCGCAGCAGCACCGCGACCGTCAGCGGACGGACGTCGTGTTCGATCTGGTTCAGATAGCTCGGGGAGATCTCCAGCATCTGCGCCAGCGCTGCCTGACTGAAGCCGCGCTCGCTGCGCAGCTGACGGACGCGGGCGCCGACGAAGGTTTTCGCCACGAGCGCAGGATAGTCCGGCCTAGCACGCCTGCGAAGACCAGGTTTGCAGAGATGGGAACGTCGCAGCGTGTGGCAGGATCGGGATCCGTGAGTACCGCGGGCGATGGGAAGCAGGGCCTGGCCAAGACGTTGATGCCGGTGCCGGATCCGCATCCCGACGTGTTCGACACCCAGTGGCCGCTGCGTGTCGCCGACGTCGACCGCGAGGGCCGGCTGAAGTTCGACGCCGCGACCCGCCACATCCAGGACATCGGCACCGATCAGCTGCGGGAGATGGGCTACGAAGAGACCCACCCGCTCTGGATCGTGCGCCGGACCATGATCGACATGGTCGAGCCGATCGTGTTCAAGGACATCCTGCGGCTGCGGCGCTGGTGCTCGGGGACGTCCAACCGCTGGTGCGAGATGCGGGTGCGCATCGAGGGACGACGGGGCGGTCTGGTCGAGTCCGAGGCGTTCTGGATCAACATCAACCGGGAGACCCAGGGCCCGGCACGCATCAGCGACGACTTCATCGAGGGCCTGCGCCGCACCACCGACGAGAACCGGTTGCGGTGGAAGCCGTATCTGAAGGGCGGCTCGAGGGAGGACGCCGCGTCGGTGCACAGATATCCGGTCCGCGTCAGCGACATCGACATCTTCGACCACATGAACAACTCCGTGTACTGGGGCGTGATCGAGGAGTATCTGAACACCCGGCCCGACCTGATGACGGCTCCGCTGCGGGTCACCATCGAGCACGATCTGCCCGTCGCTCTCGGCGACGATCTGGAGATCATCCGGCACGAGTATCCCGCCGGATCGACCGACAAGTTCGGCGCCGAACTCGCCGACCGCGGTGTTACAACGCTCACATATGTCGTCGGCGACGAGACCAAAGCGGTCGCCGCGATCTTCCCGCTCTGACACGCAGAGTTAAACAGTACGGGCGTACTGACCTGCGACGATTCGCTACCCGCCGGTAGCTTCTGAACCGTTTCAGCTGCAACATGGCTTCGCAAGGTTCGCAACTTCTGCGGGCTGCTTGGCGAAAATTGGCAAGCGAAACGGGTGGACCTGGGGTTATCGGGTGGTGCATCCTCGTCTTAGCAATCCGGCCAAGGAGCTGGAAGCGTTAACAGAAGCTGCGATTCCTGGACAACACAGAGATTCGCAGCGGTTTGCAACTCAACGAAGGAGCAGCCCAATGTCGACCGTTGGCATGCCGAAGAGCCCGGAA is drawn from Mycolicibacterium gilvum and contains these coding sequences:
- the ramB gene encoding acetate metabolism transcriptional regulator RamB codes for the protein MAKTFVGARVRQLRSERGFSQAALAQMLEISPSYLNQIEHDVRPLTVAVLLRITEVFGVDATFFASQDDTRLIAELREVTMDRDLDVEVDPAEIAEVVASHPSLARAMVNLHRRYQLTTTQLAAATEDRFNTAGLSSAGGGSGSGAISMPHEEVRDYFYQRQNYLHELDLAAENLTADMRVHRGELAGDLADRLRFVHGVTIIRRIDLGEVVMHRYDPDTRRLEMSAQLSAGQRVFRMAAELAYLECGDLIEKLVAEGHFTSEESRKLARMGLANYFAAATVLPYGQFHEVAEKFRYDVERLSAYYSVSYETICHRLSTLQRPSMRGVPFSFVRVDRAGNMSKRQSATGFHFSSSGGTCPLWNVYETFANPGKIGVQIAEMPDGRAYMWVARTVERRAARYGQPGKTFAIGLGCELRHAQRLVYSEGLDLSGDPSVRATPIGAGCRVCERDNCPQRAFPALGRALDIDEHRSTVSPYLVRQT
- a CDS encoding acyl-[acyl-carrier-protein] thioesterase, translating into MPVPDPHPDVFDTQWPLRVADVDREGRLKFDAATRHIQDIGTDQLREMGYEETHPLWIVRRTMIDMVEPIVFKDILRLRRWCSGTSNRWCEMRVRIEGRRGGLVESEAFWININRETQGPARISDDFIEGLRRTTDENRLRWKPYLKGGSREDAASVHRYPVRVSDIDIFDHMNNSVYWGVIEEYLNTRPDLMTAPLRVTIEHDLPVALGDDLEIIRHEYPAGSTDKFGAELADRGVTTLTYVVGDETKAVAAIFPL